The Pieris rapae chromosome 8, ilPieRapa1.1, whole genome shotgun sequence genomic interval CACAACAGTCTAACTGAAGTGTTTAGCAAAATTTGcgaaatcaaaaattattagcATTGCAGACATTTTTCTATACtcattatttctttaagaatCAGTAGTGGCTGAGGGCATCGCTCTTACAAGTTCACTGTCCCTAGAGCTACCCGGCTGACCCGGACTATCACGTTTCCGACATTCAGCGTAATATGACCGCAAAGGCGCTTTATGATTCAGTCTTCgatatcatatataataaatatatcattcgATTTTTATAACTCTATTTCGAAAACTATGAATATTGTATGATGTCATGCATTTTATTACTGTCccaaatttatgtttactGGTTTTCTACGAAACTGTATCAGCATTAGttgtgtattaatattaaatagggTAATGCGCATGAGCGAAACTCAGTGTGTGAAGCTCAGTTAACCGCCAAAAAATCATTATCATCATCAGTAACATTTTacggaaaaatatttttttttttaagaaaaaaggtaatgaaaactttttctgtttcttttatataaacgtgcgttgtattaaaatgtaactgTATTCAGATTACACGTATTGTTTAATagtactattaaaaaatagctattgattaaacaatatttctgTTAAGAGGTTCTATCGTCCGACCCATATGGCGTAATAaacattgataatttaaatgtaacgaGTGCTATTTGTTTCTATTGACCTAAATATGCGGTCACCTCGCAATTTGATTCCATGACACCAAGTCATTGATGATACAACCGTGCAGTCTTGCAGGCCGTTTCAATTATTGAATGGcacataaattaatgtaatttctaTAGGCGTTGATGACAATGACACACCAGTATCATAGCGCGCTTTGGTGTATAACCTTTTTTGTCGTAgggcataattttttttattttgaacttGGTGCCTTCGCCACTCGGCatgttagaaataaattgtgATACTCtgtaacacaatttatttctaacatGCCGAGCAATGCAAAAGAAGCTCTTATGACCCAGGTGTAGTAGAatagatttagtttttttaatagcgtTTGATAACCAGTGTTGTCCTTAGTAAGTAGTCCTTTATGACATGTAGAAATGACTCATATATTGGTATTTGATATCCCTAAGGGAGAGCTTCAGAAACGTGACTAAGACCAAACTATGTTATCccgtatataaatatatgtaatccTTCACAAATGCTACGTGCCTTTTAATAGTAATAGCGACTTAAATATCTTCTGTATttcgtatataattttacatgcctcttttaaaagtttatcaaGGGATATTGAGATGTATGGACATGGGTTTAATCCTTTATTTGAGTGTTTTGACTGGGCCAGTCAATTCGTAACGAATACTTGAGTTAATCATTGTGAGCGATATTTTTAAGGTAATGTTAGATAAAACATCATTCAGAAAATATTGTTCAAGCACAGTTTCTCAAATGCCTTCAAAAGTAAAGACAATTATGTGGATATAGacgaataagttttttttaaataattaagtgaaTGGCGGGCCTATATGATGATGTTTCCAGAGTAGGAATCATCTGGCGCATCGCTTAAATGAAACGGTCTAGGTTACATAAATGACTCAATGATTgcaataatatatctttaactTTTCGAGGatagattatatttagttttattaatactacCGTATATCCAACGCTACGACAAGAACACTGAACAAGTTATGGAATTGAACGTAACAGAGACaaacttcaaataaataatgttgaacAAAATTTTTCTGGAAATGTctcaaaagttataaaaaataagtatatgaaTCATCCTAGTTACAAATGCTATTTACTTCAATTATACATAAGTTACTGAATATTATCGACAACATAATATAGTCGGGGACATAGCTAAAGCAAATTCTTATTTGTATTACaggaatgtattattttattcatatacggTGTGACTGTCGAAGTTATTTAGTTAAGATAATTGAAACGGAAAAGCATTTGAATTAGTGTCAGTGCAAGTCTGTAGTCTTAAAAAATGatacctaaaaaaaattaatataagagcAGTGCTTTCCCCTAAATAGAGAGTGTAAGTAGTGCTTCTGGACATTTttctatgttaaatatatatatacttgttAGTAAATAAGGTTAGgcttaaaatacttatcaGTTGAGATCGTAATGCTTAATCATGTCTTAGGAAAAAtacgatttattataaacttataaaggtccaataattatataaccgACCAATACCATTGTACACCTCCTCGTTTTATCTATCGATAAAGGTTAATAAATCAACGACATAATGAAGTTTTATGGAAATCTCATTACAGTTAGTGTTTTAACTCTACATGTtctttgaacaaaaataattaattttcatcgTTACGTTGTTTATTTAACAGAACCATAATCTCGTAACCTACAAAGATtgtgttaacatttttaaatagatcgaaattatttatgaaaccaACGATAACCTGCCACCTCTCAATCTGTGTCGCCCTGCGATGTTTAGGCGAAACTCGTAAAGTTTACGATCGCTAACAGCATCCGGTAACACTCGTTTACTTTACTATGTACACGGTAAAATAGTACAAGTAGaactataactattattaCGAATCCCGATTTTAGTTACGGCAGGTCAAgacataaaatagaatatacaaGTATTGAATAGTACCCGATCAAGATTTGTATTGAAGGCGTTTAAACTTCAGTCGAATTCTTCTAAGGGAATATTACTTTAGAATGTATAAAAAGAAAGACACTTATggagatataattaaatataacttgcaaatttaaaataaataaatccaaatatataatacgaaTGTTGTTCAATAGTGATAATGCGATACATTTTTCttggaaatgaaaataaataaatacctactgGTTTATATAATCTAGACTttagatataataatgataataaaacaggGAACTCTttggtttttaaaaatggctaaaatataagttcgcgctgttaaaaaatatctttgtcAGAAAACGGAACTGGTAGATCAAGAAATGAGAGGAACAAACTATTGGGGTATGAAAAAGTGGCAATGTCCAGaaagctttttttttcttttggctCTAATACGGTTTGTCCAGAAAGATTTCTGACGCGAGTAGACTTTTAAACATGAAACATGGCTTCATTTTTCCGACCCGGAAATGAAAAAACAGTACCTACTAGAAGGGAATCCGTCAAcctcaaacaaaataatggcGATTCCACCGCGCTTAGATTGtggattgttttttttttttgagacaGCCAAGGTCTGGTCATGTTTTCATACCTTAATCATGAAGGCAATATTACGGGAATTTTGGGCAAGACAAATAACGAAATACGCAAACAGCTCCGGTACGAACTcgttaaattgttttgttttgccaAGATAACGCCTACGCGCACAAGTCCAGACTGCAGTTAACTGGAATTGAAGAAGGTGTCTTCGAATTGCTGGAACATCTTAGAGgctattaatttgaataatgatGTTTGACTACTATCATAGCAGTAAAAGATTTTTGATCAGATCaggaagattttttaaaaagagaatTGTAGGTTTAGAAAAATAGAATGTATATAAACCTTTCCAGATTTGTTTACTATCGaacaatcaataataataataaacatgaaaTCACTCGTAATTTCGGGAATAGGTCAATTATTTTGgtcagatatttaaaaattgatgcTAATAATTCGTGCAAAACATGGTAGGTTCGCACGGACGGAAGCCAAGTTATCTGGTGTCCGTTGATAGCTACGTTGACCCCgctttatgataaaaaaatatttctgtgtcACGAGGCTCACCATCAGCtaccataatataattaggttattgttaatttaggatacaataaattgttttaactatACCACATCCGTGttgtagtatataatatatttgatctTTATACAGTAGGGTAGGTGAATGTTATGGATTTAAATGAATGCTGATTGTGTCAGTCAATAGCCCTATAATTGataaaccaaaaataaaacattcacgGAAACTTTGAACAATTTCGACTTAGGTCCCAAtttgttagaaaaaaattataaaataacgttaggtattatattttatttactttttttagcACAGCCACCAGAGcagcgaaataaataaaacatcgatTAATCATAAAAAGGTATGTCatgcatatatattatttgttattgaatcaatattaaacaataatcttATTATGAGTCTGAGACTAAAACGGGTGTGCCAAAAACGAAACAAGCAAGACTTAAAAGAAGACCAAAGACTAGGGATACATTCCAGAAACCTGTTCAATCTgccaaaatcattttaattgtagGGAttcaacttaaaatatttacacattaaaataacgaacaataatatataacacacAATGccacaaaattaattatcgtattaaatttcaataatatttattactatttactttaatatttatagtaattaaaaatgtatatgttaaaaaGATTTAACTCACCACGGGCAGTTAGTTCCTTCTGCGAATTTTATGTGTGAAGCGGCCGTATGCGAGAATGTGTGCCGCCGTACTGGCGATGCCTCGCTGATACTGGATCCACCACTGCGTATACTCATTCCCGAATCATCATGTTTTTAGGATTCAACCCGTTTTACCagtattagttaaaaatatatcttccCAAGTGACACATTTTAAGGCGTAATTAAGTGATTTGCCTATGGTCCTGTCAGCCTGTGCACTAATGTGTTCATAGAATTCGTTCGTAAGCTGATGGAAAACATCGAGAAAAACTCCGGCGTGTTAAATACCTAGTAATCGATGTGTCAGGCATTAAACGCATAAGGacaaaaagaattaaaaatcttttgcgTAAATCAAGAATATGGCAGCCCCATTATGCCTGAGTTTGTGACTTCGACATACCTCTATACGAAGCTTAGAAGGTGTGACCTACAGATAGGTAACACCCATTACCCCAACTAACTTTTATCTTTAGGCCTAATATTAAACCCATATTGGTTAATGGTCCGAGACGATCGTGTTTCTTCTTATTCAGAATATTCTAACATCTGTTTATgctattacaataatacatccACATAGTATAATTTACAGATGATGTaatcaaatgttttgttattaataaaacaatcgacctatagtttaaaacttttaaatattgggagtaattatttttaaactatattagcccccgcgaacttcgtttctccttaatgcctagcctTTTTAGTTCATATCAACATggaatgtatgtataaagaGATATTTTAgcacaatttacaaaatatcaaagtattttaacacaaaatcaattaatcaAGGCATGCACAATAATTGCTAATTATGAAACGTAATCAGTCAACTAAAATACGACACCAAGATATGCTATATTGTTTTTGAGATAGTTTATaccaaaatttacaaaaaatttataagctaaaatttttaattaatggctatgtatgtttgtataaaGCTATGGggttgaaataaataaaacacacgATTTGTTACAAAAAGTACATCTCTATTACAGAGGACAACTCATTGCAGTCGCGCACACGTCACCATTTACACTTCACAAACGGGGCCCGGGAGTATTACAATGTGGTTAACATCGGCTCGAGGGCTGCGTACGTCCACATCGACTACTGGACTAAACTAGAGTGGCCAGCAACAACCGCGGCCCAGCACGGCACCACTTTTGACATGAAGTTTAAGTAGGTAGATCCGTAATCCAATTAACACTAAATGTTTACCAGTTGAACCATTGGAGTACGATTCGTTTTCGCGCCTAAGATACATGGACGACAACGGAGGAGAATGTCAAAATATACGTAAAAATTTGTGTTCATAGAGAATGGACTGAGCGTTCCCTATTCGAGTTGATAGGGGGCGATCGTGTGAGggagacaataaaaaaattaattatgaaaagtaTTTGGACCCATCAATCTCTTTCTTGAGAGGTCAACGTTTGAGGGCATCTTAGTCCTTTCTCTATGATTAGGGCCGGACGGCACCAGACTATGGTGTTCGCCAGATagctatttacaataaataagtacatgTAATTTAGAAAACTGTCGTGGTGTCgggtttatgtatttttttactatgtgtTGATTAGTCTCACATAATGTAATCATAAGTATGAGTAATTCATTCAACCAACTTTCCCCACTATTGTTCACAATTTTAGTTCAacgataaaaaacaaaaaagccaAATTGCACGAAAGAGTACtgtcgtctctttctgtcaagtTGTGTGTACGCTAATGAAGAGagatgtaaatatattttaacagtgCAATtggactgatttattttttaagtaaataatagaCTTCGCGGCCGACACCACGAGCGTTTTACGTTCAAGGGAAATACCACAGACAAAAGGTCCGTTCGAGTGGACCCCGCACACTGTTTATTAGTagcctataaaaatattcataaatctaAACTCTTAagcaaaaagtaatttatcgtaatctattaattatacaagaaaCGGATCACAATGGGCAAAGTACACTCGAGCGGGCTTCGGAGTAACGAACTCGATTTCGCATTCGATTcgcattttatttcttaattattttaacggaTACACTAATAATAGGAAAATACACGAGAATTTAACTTAAACCATTAACGATCACAAAGCAGGCACGTTcataaaaaaacgtaaaaCATCTCAAGCCTAAaaggattttataaaaaagtataaaaatacggTAATAAGGTACATAGAGAACTAGAAATGTCGCAGTGTCCACTATAGTGAGAGCTTTCATTCCATTCATCTCATTCCAGCGACCTAATAATTGAAAACTGGAATTATGTGTTTCATATtaagggagcgttcaagtacgTACATACTTACGTTCGTTACGTACGCGAAAGGGagtttttttgttgttgtttgttTGGACAATTCGTAACATTgctttgaataatattaacgTACTAAAATCGTCACTATTTTTTAGGGCTGTGgggagggggggggggtttTAACAGTAACACGTTACGACGCGTGACACAGGGGGGGGGGAACAATACGTTAAGTAATACTTGAATGCTCCCTTACTAACCAggtcatttaaaattacccTTGGCCTGCTAAAACATTGCATGGAATTGAAACAGGGTTTCCACAATCAaggtttgtataaatatatgaacagCTCCATAGCTCCAACTAAAGTGGACATACGATATGCAACGCCATGATACTTTTGAAGATATAAGACCGAATCAAACATTACCCAAGACATTGAGTATTACAATCTAGCTTCGAAATGTACGCGGTTGACACGAATATAAGGGGGCCTATATAGTTCATTGCACGGATTTTGAtcgaaactaaataaaaacgtaggatttatttatatgattttgtaaaatgtctgcattatatttttctcaaTCATATCCCGTGTGGCTCAAGATCCGTGCGTCAAACTTCAGGGAGTCTGGGGGGTCTGCTGTTCGTTGCGTTAgtcgtataaataaatgttattcacacatacaaataattttaatatgtaacaaaataatgaaaccTTAACAATAAATGATACCAAAACGAAAGAACTCGACAGGCGCGCCTGCAatacttacatataataattacaaaacaaaaaaaccgcGGTTTCCGTCCGTCGAACTATCCACACGGCACTATTACGTGTTCATACGCGTACGTATACGTATACGAATCGGAAAcgttacaaaatttttaaagattactGACTTTCAATGTGCGTGGTGCGCCGATAGAATAGTTCCCTGTCAAGTTCCAACgagcaaataaaattaatttactatctAACTACTTAGAGAAAGCGAAGCGTGTTTACAGCACGGGACGTGACGGGATTCCGTGCCGGCCGATCGCGCGACGGTCTCGTACAGTATAGCGATACAGAATAAATGCCGGCGGTTAATTTAAAGGAAGACGTCCCTTCGTACGGGGCGGGCGTCCAATGTCGTGACGCGCGCTCACACCTGTAATTTGTTTATGGTTAATGACAACTAAAATAGGAGATTATCATTATATTGGAATtgggaaatatttcagtgtcTCTTTGACTGTGTTAATTTTTCGAAATCTAAAAATCATAtctaaattaacatatttgtttttacaaatcaTGGAATGGGgcaaatttcattaaaatctgttAAGTTTTCCTGCTTTTATGTTGGTCAAACAaggattcaaattaaattaatgactgattttgatttttcaatatcgttaaaattaatttgaattcaatCATTAgagaatttatttagatataataataccGCTTCCAAAGTTGTTACCTGAGTGCGGCGTGGCTAGCGGCGGTAGGGCATACGCGGGAAGGCGCGGTGCGAAGACGTCGGGCGGCGACGGGGCGGGTCCCTTCCGCGAGTCTTCTTCTCCTCCACGTTGAGCTTCACGCGGTCGGACTCCGGGGCATCGGGCGGGAAGAACAGCGGAGCGGCGTTCAGACATTCGGCCGCCGCTTGGGCGCTCTCGTACGTGATGAAGCCGTAGTTCGGGTGCCTGGTGGCCCCGGGCGCCGCAGCCTTTCCGTGCACGCGCAGCTCGGCGACTGGGCCGAAACGCTCGAAAAGCGCTCGGAGCTCCTCCTCGGTCGCCGAGTGGGGCAGGTTCCCGAGGAACAGCTGCTGCGAGTCCGAGTACCGCCGACCCTCGCGGCCCTCGCGCTCGCGGGACTCGCGTGGCTCGCGGTTCTCGCGAGTCTCAGAAGTCACGGCTgtgattaatttgaatatttgaagTAATATCGTAgagaaaaatatgtattacgaAATGCAAAttgatatgaattaaaaaaaatacgtaaaatgaacatttgttaatacaatttatacctacagattacaacataaattaccagcaaatcgatatatttaatgtgactaaaaaaatattttaaaaaattcaggtaacttttaccaataatggctttgtttgttgtttcatgttgaatatatgttttgatctACCGatcaatcaatcttacaactgtgctttgtaaaactgtgctttatgtttctgtttatatgtgtattccgttttggcttttgtgtgtaatgtaattgtttggatattgtttaatgattagctgtaggaatacttaaataaataaaataaaataattataagcatACCAGCGTTAGGATGCGCGCGTGGCGGACGATTGCGCTGCTCCAGAGGCGGAACGGGCGCCGGAGCGGGAGCGGGAGCGGGGGCAGGAGCGGGCGCAACGGGCGGAGACGTGCGAGTTCCGCCCGACTTCAGCAGATTTGCGTACGTCTTCGGCTCCGGTGGGGCTTGAGACACtgaatgaaacaaaatacGTCAAGTTATTTCGGGAATTTAAGCTAGACTGAAATTGTATGAATATTAGAACTGTGTAAATTCAAGCAGCGAGTATTTAGTAcgatttaagataaataaatcagtagctacaaccttttcaggtctgggcctcagatttctgaatctgtttcgttTATCTAATAGGCATGTAGATCAGCCTCCTGCGCCTGACACATTGCGTCTGAGGCAAGCCGGTATCCTCAcgaagttttccttcacagttcgagcaaatgttaaatgaaacaaaatctATTGGAgcacagtcggggatcgaacccactagaccaacactgctcaaataTGTCGTTTATTCAACTAAAATTCTTTCTCGTGTCTTTTTgtcaaaatacttatttattttaaataaggcaCACTAACAGACATAACACACGGTGCATTTAAAGAATAACATCACAATTATAAAAgattaagaaatacaaatattatattaaataagaattttcTTTCTTGTTGGTGacggaataataatttacgtaaTGTAGTACTTGCTTAAACGATTTCTAATTACACGAGAAtctaataaagtaaatgtaatattaaaatacataacacCCTCAGTATCACTCACCAGGCTGCGGCGGGGGCGTAGGCTCCCTCTCGGGCTCCGGTTCGGGCTGGGGCGGTGGCTCCGAGATCACCTCATTGCTTTCCTCTGTCGGTGGAGCACTTGTTACCGACGCGCCTACAACAATTTAACATGCCGTCAACTCCTTAATACAGAAAAGTACCATCTCACATTAGGGcacccttttttttaattgaggGGAATGCATTTCTGAGTGTGGGACTCGCTCTAAAAGCCCTACCCACTAAACCCCTCCCACCAATCACGTCACTGTTGGGGTAACTTGGGGTCGTGTAAGCATTCTACCAATAGACCCCATGACTAGCTGCTGCAGCAACGATCTTCCAATACATTAACATCGCCTTAGAAGTATACATTAGGGCAagcttgatattttaaaaattacaaatacagTTGATTTCGCTTTAACGATAATAAAGGGACCACTGATTTCGTCATTACATCCGGATTCCGGAACTTGTTACTCGTGTAGATAAAGGCAAGTAcatgtgtttaaatatatgaaaaataactcAGAATATCACTTTAAGTgtttgtttcacaatgtccggttccaaataagctatttattacttattgataGGATAAAGATTtctgcgtttcacgactgtcagatagcgctattatGAAAcgtgaagtatcttatttggaacttttatcttttgaataatttatgtgttgcatagctagttggtactttatccatatattgtgaaacaggccctaaaactGATAGATAAATTCATCATTAAAAATTGCACAAAATTGCACATAGGAAAGAAAAATCTGCACAATACTTATTGCCTAGGTTAACATCAGTTAATGCCAGTATTCACGCAAAAAGACATGGGTGTTATCAGTTATGATTTGAAATGGGAATGTCatatcattaatattgtaaaaaaggtTAATTCCAGGCTCtatgtatttagtaaaaaaatcattcaaatgcCTTTCACCAAgaacacttttaaaattatataaatgttacataaGTACACTATTAGAGTATGCCTACAGCATTTGGGATCCTTTATTTCATAAAGGAAATTATTATGCTTGTAAGGGTTCAAAGAAAAGCCATGAAAATGATCAGGTCAATCAGGAACAAATCTTATGAGCGTCAGAAAGAACTTGACCTTACTGACGGAACTAGGCGATTAAGAGGAAATCTCATTGAAAtttcacaataaaaaatttcgacgttcataagtgtacttgtttacctatatgaataaagatatttttgttttgtttttaaattcaaggtatttagATTTAACGTTTATAGCTAAATAGTCGATACAACCATATCGTAATACATGACTCACTGTAATAGTcaaattggatttttttttttttatagaaccgggggcaaacgggcaggaggctcacctgatgttaagtgataccgccgcctatggacactcaatgccagagggctcgcgagtgtacataatatatactgaatgtataattaaatatacaaacctTGTAAAGCTGACACAAGGTGCCTGGTGGGGTCCTCGTGTGGGTGGCCGTTCAGATGGGGCTGCGTGGGCTGTGCGGGCTGGACTGTAGGCTGCACTGCGGGCTGCACGGGGGGCGTGGGCTGCGGGGGCGACACCAGCGGCGCGTGCGGGGGCTGCGGGGGTGCAGGGAAAGGCGGAGGGGGGAAGCCCCCGGCGGGGAAGTAGGCCGCGGGAGATACTTCCTCCTCTTCACCTTCGGAGCGGCCACTGCCCTCGCCCTCTTCGTCCGAGAAGACTATGTCCTGTCAAAAACAATGTACATAGAAAACTACTCAGCAATTACGATTTAAATGttacaacaaaaaacataattatatcttataaCTATTGTCAGCCAGGGACATGCTAGAACGCTGCCATAGCCATGGACAGAAGCATTCtaagaataagaaaattattcaaGCAAAGCAAAAGAGACATAAGAGCTAGAACAGTTGTGGCATTCTCACTAAGATAGACCAAATGAAATGGAGATGGAGGAGTACGAAGCTCCCttgaaaaatgaaacaaaatattgaagaaaAGGTGAGACTAAAAACAAAGAGGCCGACAACGCAAAATATAGGAGGTCAAATTCAAACTAACAGAAGACTACAACTGAAGAAGAGTCGCAAATAATAGA includes:
- the LOC111003117 gene encoding ras GTPase-activating protein-binding protein 2 produces the protein MVMEASPSPQSVGREFVRQYYTLLNKAPAHLHRFYNNYSSFVHGGLDAPNRETLPVVGQKQIHNRIQQLNFRDCHAKISQVDAQATLGNGVVVQVTGELSNGGAPMRRFTQTFVLAAQSPKKYYVHNDIFRYQDIVFSDEEGEGSGRSEGEEEEVSPAAYFPAGGFPPPPFPAPPQPPHAPLVSPPQPTPPVQPAVQPTVQPAQPTQPHLNGHPHEDPTRHLVSALQGASVTSAPPTEESNEVISEPPPQPEPEPEREPTPPPQPVSQAPPEPKTYANLLKSGGTRTSPPVAPAPAPAPAPAPAPVPPLEQRNRPPRAHPNAAVTSETRENREPRESREREGREGRRYSDSQQLFLGNLPHSATEEELRALFERFGPVAELRVHGKAAAPGATRHPNYGFITYESAQAAAECLNAAPLFFPPDAPESDRVKLNVEEKKTRGRDPPRRRPTSSHRAFPRMPYRR